The genomic region CTTATGTGGAGGCGCTGAAGACAGTTGAGCCAATGCTAGCAGTGGGGAAGCCTCACACATTGTGGGTTGCTTTTGCTAAGTTGTATGAAACTCAAGGAGACATTGCAAATGCAAAAGTGGTTTTCGAGAGAGCAGTGCAAGCGAACTACAAGGATGTCGATGATTTGGCATGTGTGTGGTGTGAGTCGGCAGAGATGGAACTAAGGAATAAGAATTCTCGAAGATCCCGAGAACTAATGGGTGTGGCTACAGCAGAGCCATCGGCTGAGGTGAAACGTAGAGCGAAGGCTGCAGGTGGGAATGAACCAGTTCAGATGAAACTCTACAAGTCCTCGAGACTGTGGACTTTATATGTGGACTTGGAGGAGAGCTTTGGTACATTAGGATCCACTCGGGAAGTGTATGAGAGAATGTTGGATCTTAGAATAGCGACACCACAAATCATAATCAACTATGCATCCCTTCTGGAAGAGCACAAGTATTTTGAAGAAGCGTTCAAAGTGTATGAAAAGGGCACTCAAATGTTCAAGTACCCGCATGTCAAAGACATATGGGTTACATATCTTTCAAAGTTTGTGAAGAGATATGGGAGGACACAAATGGAACGCGCAAGAGAGCTATTCGAGAATGCTATTAAAGCGGCGCCGGCGGACTCAAAGAAACCTTTGTATCTTCAGTTTGCAAAGATGGAGGAGGATTATGGTCTAGCTAAGAGGGTTATGGAGGTTTATCATGCAGCAGTTGAGGCTGTTCCGGAACATGACAAGTTGAGCATGTACGAAATATATATCGCCCGCGCAGCTGAGAGATTTGGAGTCTCCAAGACAAGGGAGATATATGTGCAAGCAATAGAATCTGGTCTCCCACACAAGGATGTTAAGACAATGTGTTTGAAGTATGCCGAGCTTGAGAAGAGCTTGGGTGAAATTGATCGTGCTCGGAGAGTATATATGTATGGATCACAGCTTTCACATCCGAATTATGATGTGGATTTATGGAACAAATGGCTCGAGTTTGAGGTGCAACACGGAAATGAGGATACTTTCAGAGATATGCTTCGAATCAAACGGACTGTGTCTGCAAGCTATAGCCAGACGGACTATACTGTGATGCAAAAGGATCAGAGGTTAAGCATTGGCGGGGAGATAAAAGTTAGTGCTGGTTATCATGAAGATATTGAACTACCCGAAGAAGAAACTGATTATGAAAACGAGAAGATGGTCGAGATTGCACAAAAAGATGTCCCATTTTCTGTTTTTGGACATATGGCTAACAAAAGAAAGAAGCCTGAAGATGATTCTCCCCAAAGCCCCTTTGGGGCTCTTGAGAGGATACAGAGGCGAAGACTAGCAGTGGTCTGAATTGGTACTTGAGGCATATTGCATTGTTATTCCTCCATGCAATTATCCATTGTGTTTTTTCCTACGTACGTCGTACTTAATCATAATGTGGCTGGATTATTCTAAGTATTATTACATGTAACTCCAGATTAATTTAGATCATCTAGTACTGTCAAAAGATACAAATTAAGTGTTCCTTGAAAATCAAAAGGTTCTATTATCTTATGATCAACTTGATCTTATCATCCAAAGGTTTTTATTATCTTATGATCAACTAGCTAGTAATTCTTCAACTTAATTTCTAAGCTCAATTCTTGTCTTGTTTGAAAGAAACTAATCAAGTTGGCTTTGGATGCAGGAAAATTTAGTAACAAGATGATTTTAAATCATCAACTTGGGCACTTTGGGTGCCACAAAATGTTCTGTGTAGCCACTCACGCACTGTAAGGATGGTTGAGAAGCCGACAACTTCTGGAGTTCTGAGACGTACTTATATCATGTATGGAGTTGTTGTACTTGTATAAACAGTTGACTGAAAACATTTATACACACAAAACCCTACGTACCTGCAAAAACTTCAAAGAAATATGGTCCAGATTATGATCCAGCATATATATTTTGGGGTTTATGACATATTGGCTTTGGCTCCAATTGAAGGCAGGGGTTCGAAAGTTTGTTATCTGGTGGTGGTTGGCTTTCTGATTTGGTGCAGAACTTCAAGATTTCATCCATGGCAGACCTGTCTTTAACTCCAGACATGCCATGCTGTTGTAGTTTGTAACAACTATCTAGCTAGCATTGATCACTTAGATATTTGTTGTCTACACACGCAGGTATGAGTCAACGACTCGATGATTGTTGAAAGAGTACTATATAATTCTAGCTAGCATCAATAATATATTAGATAATATCAGGTTGTTCATACAATGAGTTATGAGATCGAGTTTGAGCATATATATAGAACTCAAACGGCTCTCTCGTATATTAAAATGTGTAGTCGTTACGTGCTTTTGTCTTTTAATGTATATGAAGTATGAACAAGTTGGCTTAACGATAGAAATCATGCATAGTAGAATAAACAATATGATTTGTATAATGGATATTAAGGATATATATATATATATATATATATATATATATATACCCTAAAATGATGGGATGCCGGCCTTGTGATACCGATCGAAGAGCTAAATTACTTTTGTTTTTCGATTCTTTTTCAACGAATGTAGTTGTCAGAGTTGTCACCACTGATCAGTGTGTTTAAATATCTACTAAGGAATATGAATTAGATATAAATTATTTAGTTTAATACGTAATTTATATCTAATTCATGTTCCTCATAATGAGAAATATTATTTTAAAGTTAAGTTGTTTTATTTTTCATCATTTAGATTTACATCCAACTGTGATTGATCATGATTTTCTTGGTCACTAGGTGATCATGTGAACACTACTGATCATGAGATAGATATATACACACCAATGTGAAATTAATGAATACCGGATAGTATCGTATGATTCGTATCCCGTATGTAGGAATATTTTTCATCAAGAAAATTCAATTCATTAGTTCCGTTATAAAATTTGTTAGTTGACTCTGAAAATTTTAAACAAATATTGGTCAATGGATTCACGAATGAGAAAGCTAAACCCAGATCATCATCTATCATGTCGTAGAATCAAATAAACCTTTCGTCTGTTATAGGATTCTATGATCATCCGCCGTAGTCTTAGCCTTGAGGCAACTTTTACAAATTAATTTTTTTTTTTTTAAACGAAGAAAAAGATGATCGAACTGGATGGTCCGCTAGCTCGATCAACATCATGTTCGTCCGCTGACTTCTAAATCCTAAATTTTTTCTGGGTGTTGACTTCATTGCTATCTCGACCTCTCTACATTATCTTGTTTCATATAATAAAAATTGTATGGGAGACAATATTGCACCAATCGATATATATTAATTCATGCACTTTCAGATTTCGAGAGAGCTAGGCATTGAAGCTGCGGCCACAACTGTAATTTAGGCTTATCCACATTGAGATTTGACCAGTAATTCATTGATTTCTGGATACTGGGGATTTCTCATGCAAATGGGAACTCGATTCTAGCTTGTGTGTGACATATGAATGCAAATGGGAATGATTATTACTACACAAATCCATCGATGTTTATCCAAACTGTGATTGCGGGTTTGAAAAAATGAAGGAAATCCCGCAGATTCAACGGTGTGCTAGCTCATTTGTATGTTTAGACACTTATAGAATTACCATTTATCTTACATAGTCACACATGCTTATTATGCAAGCTACATGCATTTTGTGCGAACAAAAACTCCCTCCTCTTTAGTTAACCGATGAAATCAGGTATGAGGTTCTAATACAAATGGTTTCGGCATTAGTGTGTGGTAACATTCCTTAAACGAACTTTGAGCAGTTATTATGAAGTCGTCTCTTCTCTCGTCCCCTCGTCCTCCATGATCGATACCAACCTATGTAAACCCTAAAACGAAAAGCCTCTCCTCTGCCAAACTACCACTTTTTGGTAACCATAAGGCTAATCGTCGTCGTCGTCGCCTATACGACTACTGCATGGTACCACTAGGGCATGGCCGGGTCTATCTGCAACTCTGTGTGTGAATGCGACGAATCAACTCTTCTGTATATCTTATCGCACGTGTGATTGAACTCTGGGCACGTATGACCCTACCAAAAGCTTGATATCGATCAGAAATGAATTCAGACTTGCTTCGCAGAAGCCAGAAGGGTGATTGAGTTGTCGTCGATGAACGATCATGACTAGACGCCCCACTTCTATTCTGTAAATCGTTGCTTGACTGACTTAACGATACGTACATATCGATCATGGAGTCAACTGGTCAAAGGTCAAGGCAGCCTTGTTTGAAGCCCTAAAACCATTTGATTTGGTTTGGTTTTCTTTGCGGCTTGGAATTTTCGAAACCAAAATTAAAGTCTCTGTCTATATTCTTTGGTTGTTTAGTGACAATCAGCGACGTCCAGGCTTGTATAAGGCTAGGGTGTACACAATCTTGATTGCGATTGGGAGCAAGTGGCCGGATACTTGGTTGTAGCCAAGCAAACGTACTCCCTATCTAGCTGTGAATCCAAACAAACCCGAGCTGTGAATTTGAGGGATTTTTGGACCAAACATATCCTACTGAAATGTACGTGAAACTGATAGAAATTAAACTGATAGATGCTGGTAAATAACCCAGAGGGGGAAAAATGCAGAAGAACCGGTATATATAATATAACAACCTTTACTTAACTACTCTATGTTATCGATCACCTTCAGATTGAAGCAATTGAGGTAGAAGTTGGTCAAGATTACTGGGAATTGGAATAAGTAAAAGAGAATACACTTTTTTCCTTTGTTTTTTACTTTCAGTGGCTTTTTCTTTGGTAGTTTCTTTCTTTATCTTCTTTAGCTAGGCAGTATCAAGGGCTTTACGTTTATTTGTTTTACATATTTGATTACGTACCCAAATATGTGAGCTATACATTAACCCGAGGTCATGAGCAGAGAGGAGCATGTGTAGGGTCCTAGGAAACCTAACAGTAACCATGTCTTCACGTACTTGAAGAATAATTGTAAAATCTCACACTAGGTATACTTTAAGTATTCCTTAATAAGCAGATAAGCTGACAATCTTTTTCATCATCTTTGTGGGATTAATTTGATTAAATATCATCCATGCAACATGATCTCATTCACTTGTCGCTCATGACCATATATAATCAATATTGTGCCATCGATGTCAAACTCACTTACTATTTTTCTTCACCGTCAAATTATTTCTCAAAAGCCGACAATAATCTAACCAATAACATCAAAATTACATGATACACATAGAAAAGAAATTATAAAATTGTAAGGATTTCTGATATTGTTTCTAGTTTCTGTGATCAAGGGTTTAGTCTTAATACTCTGACCTCTTGTATTTCACAGTTTCATGAATCAATATTAAAAATATAATATACTCGATAAAAAAATTAAAAGTTTAGTTTTAATACTCCGACCTCTTTTATTTCACAGTTTTATGTATAATGTTGAAGATATAATATACTCGATAAAAGAAAGAAGAAGATCACGGAGGTTGCTCAACTATCAAGCAAAAAATTGTGCCGTTGCCCCATCAAAGGCCATCAGTTAAGAGTTGGTTCGGTAATAAATAAAAATTCAGAGAGGACCATTTTACATAAAAAGAGAAAAACAAAGCAGCTGGGAATCGAATTCCCATTTTCTTTGCTGGACTTTCCGGGAAACGAGGAACATAGCTCCAATGACATCAACCCGACCTAACGTCATCTGATACCTTACCCCCAAATATCCTTGGCATTGCTCCTAATTTACTAGTCCTACCACTCTAGATTTGTATTAATTTCTCGTACATATCTTTTAGTATCATCACATTCACATGGACCGACTACTTTGGTGTAATTGTAAAGGCCCTTTTAAGTCACGTATTCCCCATTTTTCTACAAATCCCATGATTAATGGGAGGTATAGTTTTAGACTAGCATGGCCGACGTACCAAAACTCTTGCTTACCATATCCAATTCCATCCAAGCATGATGTGTATATCCAAATATTATCTAAAACTTTTAGTTATCTACACGATATTGTCCGCGACGTCTAATATCTTGATTCAGATTTGGTATGTACTCGAATATGGCAACATAGACAACTTATCCAAAATCAAAGTGATCCTAATCCTAGTATGAAGTGTACATTACACATCCAAATATGAAGGGGAGATGTGTCAAACTTTGGGCAAGTCAGCCTCATTGGCATTCAACTTTTCATTGAGTGAAATCCCTTTATCCATTTTCCATTTTTAAGTGTGAATGTGTACGTGATTATTACTTACTTGATTACCAGTTTGGCTGGGTTTTAAACCCTTAAAAAATATATATAAAAAAAATTACTTACTTGGTTAATCATTTTCATTGTGGAAAATCAAAAAAATGTGAAAACATATATTAGACATCATTGGACAATATCTTATCTATTTGGTCACTTTCCAAAGTAGTTTTTAACGTTTAATTGTTGGATTATAAATTGGTACGTTTTACATATAATTAAGGTAATTGTGCTAGCTTGTTTATGGAATACTCCAACAAATCATATCCAATCTTATCCTAAGAAAATTACAGCTTGTATGTGTGAAGTTAATGATGATTAATATTTGAAGTTATTGTTTTCTTTGACAACTCAAGGGGGTTGTTTGTAATTTAACTCCCGGTCCATAGTTTCCTTTTTTCTATTTATACAGACCTACTGGCCTTTGTCCAAAACCTCATTATATCTTCTTCCTCCTGTGTCTGCCTTTTGTGCTCTCACTATTTTCTTCTGGTTCAATTTCAAGTTTTTCAAAACAAAGTCCTCGGTTTCAAACCCTTCTGCTAGCTCGAGTTCTTTCTTTGAGTTTTCGTTTGTCGAAGAAGCGCGGCGACAATGCCTGCCGTAGGTATAGCGACTGGCGGGGGCCAGGAATACGCCGGAAAACTCACCAGTTATGTTTTGGTAACATGCATCATCGCCGCCATGGGGGGGCTGATCTTCGGCTACGACATTGGAATCTCCGGTAACTATTTTCTTGACCATGTACACTTTAGTAACGTATATACTCGTTTTATTGGTTGAACAAACCTGAAATCTTGAACACTGAAATGAATTTGTTGCTTTATTTGTTATAGGTGGTGTAACGTCCATGGACTCGTTCCTGAAGAAGTTCTTTCCTTCTGTGTACCGCAAGAAAGAGCTGGACAAATCGACCAACCAGTACTGCCAGTATGACAGTCAGACGTTGACCATGTTCACGTCTTCGTTGTACTTGGCTGCTCTCATGGCCTCGATTGTGGCAGCCACTATCACTCGGAAGTTTGGCCGGAAATGGTCCATGCTGTTCGGAGGTCTTCTTTTCTGCGCCGGTGCCATCATCAATGCTGCTGCCAAAGCTGTGTGGATGTTGATTCTTGGCCGGATATTCCTTGGTTTCGGTATCGGATTCTCCAATCAGGTAAAAACAATTGTTTGGATCTTTGTATATATATCTTTGTCCGTAAACAAGAATGTGCTGTCAGAAAACAAAGCTCAATGATTTTTCTTCCAGCAATATATTTGGGTTTAACTTTTTGTTCAGATCTGATATCGAACATGACGAAAAACTATTAACTTTTAAGGATCCATCCAGAAATGGGATTTCATGTTTAAATGAATGTTCCTTTTCTGTTTCTGTATATTATTCTCCTCACCTAAATTTTGTCACTGGGAATATATGAGGAAAAATCGTCACTTATTCTCTATCAAGATGGTCACTAATTGTGTGTTTTCAGCAAACCAAACAAGTTAACTAACTAGGGTGTGATGTGTGATGGGATAAGAATGTGGAAAAATATGGAAGTTCAAAACTTCAACATGAGCTGGTTTTTCTTTGTTTGTGACTTCACTGTGCACCTATTTTCGCCTGCGTTTACTTTGATGGCAACTCTGTTGAATATGAAATTGCAACCGAAATACTGTATTTAAATTAAAGCTGTCATCATCTTTGATATATTCCTTTTGATAAATAATTTCTCAAATACGAAAACATGACAGCTTGTCAAAACCATGTGGCCCTTTTGATCCTGACCTTTTTGTTCACGTCTATCAGATTATTATTTGTAAAGTAAATCTTCTGGGACTTAATTAATTAATCTTGTGATCTTCTTGTGTTTGGATTTACAGTCTGTGCCACTCTACTTGTCTGAAATGGCGCCATCAAAGTTCAGAGGAGCTCTCAACATTGGTTTCCAGCTTTCAATCACAATTGGTATCCTTGCCGCCAATTTGTTGAACTACTTCTTTGCAAAGATAAAGGGCGGTTGGGGATGGCGTTTGAGTTTGGGTGGTGCAATAGTCCCAGCCCTTATCATCACCGTTGGCTCCCTAATATTACCGGACACACCAAACTCTATGATCGAGCGCGGCCAGAACGAGAAGGCCAAGACGCAACTCCGGAGGATTCGCGGTGTTGAAGATGTCAGCGAGGAGTACAATGACCTTGTTGTAGCTAGTGATGAGTCTAAGAAGATAGAGGATCCATGGAGGAATCTACTTCAGAGGAAGTACAGGCCTCAACTCTGCATGGCGATTCTGATTCCGTTCTTTCAGCAGCTGACCGGTATCAATGTGATCATGTTCTACGCTCCTGTCTTGTTTAACACAATTGGTTTCGGAGATGATGCTTCTCTCATTTCGGCTGTGATCACCGGAACTGTCAATGTTGCTGCAACATGTGTTTCCATGTATGGTGTTGATAAGTGGGGAAGGAGGAAGCTCTTCCTTGAGGGTGGAACTCAAATGTTGATATGCCAGGTACTTAAGCAGCAAGCACTTGTTTTTCGATTTGGATTTTTTTTTTCTTCATGATTTAACTAATTGGGTTTTGTTCTTTCTATTTGCAGATAGTTGTGGCGGCTTGCATTGGTGCAAAATTTGGATTGAATGGAAATGCTGAGAACTTACCAAAGTGGTATGCAATTGTTGTGGTGATTTTCATCTGCACATATGTAGCAGGGTTTGCTTGGTCATGGGGTCCTCTAGGGTGGCTAGTCCCTAGTGAAATTTTCCCCTTGGAGATTAGATCAGCTGCTCAGAGTGTCAATGTATCAGTCAACATGATCTTCACTTTCATTGTGGCTCAAGTCTTCTTGACAATGTTGTGCCACTTGAAATTCGGTCTCTTCCTCTTCTTCGCGTTCTTCGTGTTTGTTATGTCCGTCTTCGTATACTTCTTCTTGCCTGAGACAAAGGGGATCCCCATTGAAGAGATGAGCAGGGTGTGGAAGCAGCATTGGTACTGGAAGAGATTTGTCACTGATGAAGATTACCCTAATGATGGTTATGAGATGAGCAAGCCAACAACTGTCAAAACTGTGTAATTGGCAAATATGCATCCCCAATTTACTTGTTTAGTTTTGGTAGTAGTAAATACTATTGTTCCATGATTCGCAAGGTTGATATATATAAGTTTCTGTGCTTCAATTTACATACATTGTTCTGTGGCTTCCATATATTTTGAATCATATGAGGATTGTTGGGACCATAAGTGGATTGTGGTTTTGACTTCTTACGAGAGCACTCATTTCCAATCCAATATATGCGCACTCATTTCCAATCCAATTCAATATAAGAGGCCCTATTCCTATTTTCTTGGACAATTTTTACTGCAAACTTTAAGATGGCCCTCAAATTCAATTTCTTTATGATGGTATTAAATTAGTCTCACCGGCTTAGCTAGTGCAAGTTCATGATGAGTGGCTTTCAATGTAATGATGGAATTGCTTAAAATGGCTTAAAGGGCATTTCAATTTGGGTGTTTTTAGTCCCTCTTGAGTGAGATGATAACTAACGTCATTGGTTTGCTTATCTAATAGTAGTAGTCCAGATACTTCGTCTAAATTCAAAGAACGCGTACATGAGTTGGATATAAACCTTAAGCAACAATGTTTAGACCTTTCGATGTTCATTGCCTCTAGTGGTCTATTTGCCAAGGCACATTATTGAACATAGCACATGGTGTGATGCTTGACACCCTAAGCATGGCGGATTGATGACTCATTTGACAAACATTACGGATATACCTTATGGTTGTTACCAGACAGAGTTATGTGAAATAATAATTCAAATAGAATATGTCAAAAACTAAAATTTCACAATCTTTAATATTTCGGATACATGTCATTTTTTACACTAGATCTGATGAACTGCCTCTTCGACCCACATTTCTCCGATAATGTATAGTTAGCCACATTTGTGATAATGAGAGTTCACCTATAACCAATGACCACACGACATAATCTATAACTTGTTCATTCTTTCATGTATTTGTCAAATGCGTCAGTGAGCCGTGACATGTTGGTTAGCTAACTTGACACGACCCACCTTAAATTTCACCCTGAAACCCAGAGTAAGTCGTGCGGGGACCACCTCCAAGGAAAATTTACCGAAAAATCGGCATAACCTCCCTTGAAAATGGACAACCCTTCCTAATAATACCTGCAAACACTTCTGAAAATTTAAATCCAACCTTAAACTCCTGGAGCCTCCGTGCTCCCCAAATCACAACACCACCCAAATTATTTACTAATCTATACAAATCTCATATCCAACCATTTATAGGTTCAGAGCAACTCTAACAGGAAGAAAGGAAACATAATAAATTAACAAGCGGAAGCTATATGATGACTATGCCTCATCCCCATGTACGCCCGATCTCAACTATGCAATCCTGCAAACTGGGCATTTTTAAAACGAAGAGCCCAGGGGAAAACATTTGAAACATGTTAGAGTGAGTGGACAAAAAACAAATTAACGAATAAAATATTTATGTTTCCCAAAATCAATTTCCAACAAATATCGAATGCATGCTGCAAGCGATAAAACTTTTATCTCATAAATATCGAGCCTCTCAGGCTCTATAATATATGTATGTATTTACACACGTCCATACTCCCTATATAAATTCATGGGTCTATATAGGGCTACTACGCTCGCGTCCAACGCTCACGTCACGCCTTAATGCGGTGCTACACTACGCCATTAAGGTGGACAGACGGGTGTATAAATATGTGCCCATACCCCCTATATAGTAATTAAACACTCATATAGGGCTACTACGCTCGCGTCCAACGCTCACGTCACACCATAATGCGGCTATATGCTACGCCATTAAGGTGGACAGACACATATGGCTAGCTAGCATTTTATATACATACTCTCTCTCATAAATACATAATTATATCCACCGAAAATCCCATTTTCGGTAACTCTCCAAGAGAAATAAGATTGTCAAAAATTAAAATGACGTCAAAATGCTCCATGACATTAATTGTTCATTCATGAACCATAGCATGCATATTATTTAAAACAAAAGTCCACTCACAACTCTAGGCATAAGCCCGACGAAATCCAAATCGCCACTCCAGAGAGATTTCCTCGAACCCTGGCACAAATATAAAATTAATTTCCCAACTAAAACTCCAATATTTAAACAAAATAGGCAAAATTAACCGAGAGCCATAACTACGCTCATCATTGCCTAACTTCGATATTCTTAAATCGAAACGATCCGAACTTAAATATCATACTCAGCAGCCGTAATTACAACCTCCCCAAAAATACGACTTAAATCCTACGGCCGGATTCTACATTAATTAACCGCCAAAAATACCACACTTCGGAAATTCATAAACCTATCCAAAACTCATCCAAAAATTCCATAACTTATAACAATATACTCCCCTTAATATTCCACATTTAAAACTACACAAAACTCCCAAACAGCGGCGGCGGCGGCGACGGCCGGAGGCCGATTCCGGCGACCTCCAATTCCTATGAAAATTTAACAGCATCTTCCTCTCAACATCCCAAACAACTTTCATAACTATCACTAAGTCCAATTTCAAGCCTAAATAGGGTAATCGAAACCAAACATATCAAGAAAACCCTAGGAAATTCAAACACCCGATTCTCCTTACCTAGCTCGAGTTAGGATGAATCCTTTTAGAGGTTTGCTGCTGGAAGAGAGAGCGTCCAAATGATACCAATAGCTCCGGCTATGGTGGCCGGAAAAGGATTTTCCGGCGAAAACCCCGCCACGCACAGCAGCGGCTTCTCGGCATGATTTCTCCTTCACGGTGGCGCGACACGGGCTGCCACCTATCTAAACTTGTAGAGGATGCTCCAAGCTTCAAATCGACACCAAGCATGCCTCCTATCTCGGCCGGACGGCGGCCAGAAAGTTTCCGGGTCGGGAGAGCTCGGGAATGAGGCCGGGAGAGAGAGAAGAGAAAGGGAAAAGAGAGGGCTGGGCTTTGACCACCTCTTGGCCCGGTCCAACACTCTTATACAACCCAAATCCAAAATAAAACACCCCGAATAAAAATTACCTTTTACTAGCTAAAATTTACCATTTTTACCGTCGTCAAATTTTTTTCTTCTACGAATAATTCTCCGAAATAATCATCCCTCAAAACCCCTCTAGGGACCAATTAAACCATAACTTATTGACGGAGACGGTAAAATTCTTATTATAACCAAGCTAGTAAATAAGGTAAAAATTTACGGGTCGGGATGTGACATAACTTAACTGACATCATATAAGTTATGAGTTCAAATCTCACTGACATATGTAAAAGTGTGAAAGAATTCAGGTAATGTTAAGTGATAAAACAATAATCCAAATAAAGATGATATGTGTCTAAATTTATGTAATCTGTACCACTAGTTAAACCGATTGCTACATAAGTGGGAGTTTATGAACAACCAATGGCACAATTGATCAACAACAACATCAACCGACCCAAATAGATAATGGCGCACAACTGCACAAGGGATTAATCAAATGATTTGTCTGAGAAATAAGAAGGGACTTTCTAGCAATGGATGAAGAACGTGCTAAATACAACCATAAGATCATGAAGATCAATACCAGTCATTATCATATAGCTTTATTCAAGTGGGAGAAGCATCAAAATATATATCACATGCTTTTAGTTGTAGCATTTTTTCTTTTCCTCCAATGCCATAATGAGATTTAAGAACTTTCGGTATTGCAAATTGTACAAAGCTTGGCGGTGAATCCAAGTTGGTAACATAAGAATTAGATACCACACAATTCTTGGGACAAAAAAACCTTGTAGCTACCAAAAGAGAGGTGCTTTGTCATTTTGGTCACGGCCTTGGTATGAAGCAAAAGAAGAATCGCATGACTAGATTTTAATTCATAGCTAGAAGAACTTTACAAGTTCTTGGTTCTCTCTTTGAGTCGTGTTGGATATGTTTTTGGATAGGAGTTGGATAAGTGGAATTCATTTCTCAACCTCAAAAGGAAGATGGGGGTATCATATTCTAATTATGTCCTTGTTTCAAGTTTGTTAGTCTTTGGTAACTTTGGATGCTCAAGGAGCATGTCCCCCTCATATCCCTGTGTTCATAAAGCTGAGGATGCATACAATTGAGTCCTTTTTGGGGCAGAAAGTTCTATTCGAGCAAGTAGTCTTGCCATACACACTTTGCATGATGCAAGTGACTTTTGTGTGATTGCTATATATCAAACAAACTCGAACAGCTTTATCACTTCTTTATATACAAAATATGTTTATAATCTTTGGTGTCACAAACATCAAACTTTGAAATGTTTAAAATGTCTATCTAAATAAAATAAAAAATTAAATCCAACATAAAATTATCCGAGTTATAAAAGAAACAGAGCAGAAAACAAAAGGGCACACATGATGCTAGTCATGCGAACATTAGTTCATATAATTCGTGTGTTACATAATTTGGGCTTCCATTATTGTAGTAATAGTACCGGAGATCTTGGGCTTCTATTCTTTACGTTTTAGCAGCAAATCAAAGGCCCATTATGGGTCCAACTATATGCTCTGTGCCTCTGTGTCGGTGTGTGTATCCAATCAAAGACTATAATTTTATTACAACCAACGATCAA from Fragaria vesca subsp. vesca linkage group LG3, FraVesHawaii_1.0, whole genome shotgun sequence harbors:
- the LOC101294828 gene encoding sugar carrier protein C-like — translated: MPAVGIATGGGQEYAGKLTSYVLVTCIIAAMGGLIFGYDIGISGGVTSMDSFLKKFFPSVYRKKELDKSTNQYCQYDSQTLTMFTSSLYLAALMASIVAATITRKFGRKWSMLFGGLLFCAGAIINAAAKAVWMLILGRIFLGFGIGFSNQSVPLYLSEMAPSKFRGALNIGFQLSITIGILAANLLNYFFAKIKGGWGWRLSLGGAIVPALIITVGSLILPDTPNSMIERGQNEKAKTQLRRIRGVEDVSEEYNDLVVASDESKKIEDPWRNLLQRKYRPQLCMAILIPFFQQLTGINVIMFYAPVLFNTIGFGDDASLISAVITGTVNVAATCVSMYGVDKWGRRKLFLEGGTQMLICQIVVAACIGAKFGLNGNAENLPKWYAIVVVIFICTYVAGFAWSWGPLGWLVPSEIFPLEIRSAAQSVNVSVNMIFTFIVAQVFLTMLCHLKFGLFLFFAFFVFVMSVFVYFFLPETKGIPIEEMSRVWKQHWYWKRFVTDEDYPNDGYEMSKPTTVKTV